The stretch of DNA GGATTAAAAAATGAGATTTATAATCCAACGGGATCGTTTAGTTCAAAGCGTTCAGGATGTAATGAAGGCAGTAACGAGCCGTACAACTATTCCGATATTAACTGGTATCAAAATTGTAGCGACATCTGAGGGAGTAACATTAACAGGGAGCGATTCTGATATTTCGATAGAATCATTTATTCCAAAAGAAGAAGCTGGAGATGAAATTGCAGAAATTAAACAAACTGGTTCGATTGTACTCCAAGCGAAGTTTTTTAGTGAAATTGTGAAAAAGCTGCCAACTGACTCTGTTGAAATTCATGTTGAAAATCAATTGCAAACAGTCATCCGTTCAGGTAAATCTGAATTCAAATTGAACGGTCTAGATGCTGAAGAGTATCCTCTGTTACCACAAATAACAGAAGAAAATATTATAAAAATTCCTACAGATCTTTTAAAAGCTATGATTCGTCAAACTGTTTTTTCAGTGTCCACCTCAGAAACACGCCCCATCTTGACAGGTGTAAACTGGCGTGTGGAAAATGGTGAATTAACCTGTATTGCAACAGATAGCCATCGCTTAGCTTTAAGAAAAGCGCGCATTGAGACAGAAATTGCTGAGCACTATAATGTGGTTATCCCAGGAAAAAGCTTAAACGAATTAAGTAAAATTTTAGATGATACGAATGAATTAGTTGAAATCGTAATTACTGAAAATCAAGTTTTATTTAAAGCAAAACACCTTTTATTTTTCTCTAGATTACTAGAAGGAAATTATCCTGATACATCAAGACTTATTCCAACGGAAAGCAAAACAGATGTTGTCGTGAACACAAAGGATTTTTTACATGCAATTGACCGTGCTTCTTTATTGGCTAGGGAAGGAAGAAACAATGTAGTTAAATTTACAACAAATGAAGATGAAGTGATTGAAATATCCTCAAATACACCAGAAATCGGACATGTTGTTGAAGAACTGCAAAGTCAATCAATTGAAGGAGAAGAGCTAAAGATATCCTTCAGTGCTAAATTCATGATAGACGCTCTAAAAACACTGGAAGGATCTGAAATTAAAATAAGTTTCACAGGTGCGATGAGACCATTTGTTATTCGCCCCATCAATGATAATTCCATTCTCCAGCTCATATTGCCAGTAAGAACGTATTAGAAATTTAGGGCAGAGGAAGGGGTTGTTCCAAAAGCAAAGGTGTTAGGCACTTTATGGGACAACCCCTTCATTTTTTTTAAGATCTAGCTTTAACATTGAGTAGTGTTAAAGCTTTTCTTTGTATATTTGCAAATTATTTAGTAAAATAAAGTTTTAGATCCCATTCTAGAAATTGTTGATTTTCAAACAATCAGAAAGAGTGACAATATGACAGAAATTAATATAGACACTGAGTATATTACATTAGGTCAATTACTTAAGGCTGCAGATGTTATTCAGTCAGGCGGAATGGCTAAATGGTTTTTAAGCGAATATGAAGTATTTATAAATGGTGAGCAAGACCAAAGAAGAGGAAGAAAGCTCCGGACAGGAGATCAAATAAATATTCCAGGCTTTGGTTTGTTTGTTATTGTTTAAAGAAAGTACAGAGTTATTTTTAAAAGGATGTAGCGTCCATGCATATAGAGCATTTGCTATTAAAAAATTATCGTAATTATAATGAGCTAGAGGTAACCTTCGAAAATAAGGTGAATGTGATTTTAGGAGAAAATGCACAAGGGAAAACAAATGTCATGGAATCAATCTATGTTTTAGCCATGGCAAAGTCGCATAGAACCTCAAATGATAAAGATCTTATTCGCTGGGACGAAGAGTATGCTAAAATAGAAGGTAGGGTCCGAAAGATAAGCGGATCATTGCCTATGCAATTAGTGATCTCTAAAAAGGGGAAAAAGGCAAAATGCAATCATATTGAGCAGCAAAAATTAAGCCAATATGTTGGAAATATGAATGTTGTCATGTTTGCACCAGAGGATCTTCATCTCGTTAAAGGCAGCCCTCAAGTGAGGCGACGTTTTATTGATATGGAAATTGGGCAAGTATCTCCTGTTTATTTGCATGATATAAGCCAATATCAAAAAATTCTTCAGCAGCGCAATCACTATTTAAAGCAGCTGCAAATGAAAAAGCAGACAGACCATACGATGCTTGAAATATTGACAGAGCAATATATACAGTGTGCGGTAAAAATCATATCAAAGCGCTTTGAATTCCTTAAACTGCTAGAAAATTGGGCAAAACCGATTCATGAGGGAATATCAAGGGGACTAGAATTATTGAAAATCGAGTACAAGCCTTCCGCTGATGTATCAGAAGATCAAGATTTGTCGAAAATGATAAATGTATATGAGGATAAATTTGGTAAAGTAAAGAATAGAGAGATAGAACGCGGTGTAACGATGTTCGGACCACATCGAGACGATTTACTCTTTTATGTTAACGGGCGTGATGTGCAAACCTTTGGGTCTCAAGGGCAGCAAAGAACAACCGCTTTATCTGTTAAGCTAGCTGAAATAGAACTCATTCATGCAGAAATTGGCGAATATCCACTTCTTCTTCTAGATGATGTTCTATCTGAGCTTGATGATTACAGACAATCTCATCTGCTAAATACAATCCAAGGGAAGGTACAAACCTTCGTCACAACGACAAGTGTTGATGGAATTGATCATCAAACATTAAAGGAAGCTGCTACTTTTAAGGTGGAAGCCGGAAGCATGATAAAGATTCAATGAGGTGAGCCTTTGTACATCCATGTTGGAGAAGATATTTTAGTTCAGTCCAAAGATATTATTGCCATTATTGATAAACAAAGTGTCAGCTCTTCTAAAACGATAGAAGAGTTTTTAGAACGTCAAAAGCACACTATCATAAACCTCTCGAAAGGGTCATATAAATCAGTGGTTATTACCACAAAGGAAATCTATTTTTCCCCATTGGCTTCAGGTACATTAAAAAAGCGTTCCAATAAATCAGTTATACATGAATATTAAAAGACAACAGTTTGGCGTTACAAGAAGACAAGCATGCCAAGCTTTTTTATAAATTATTGAGATTGAAGTAATGCATATGAAAGTGTAGGTGATCGATGTGTCAATGGAGCAAAAAGCTGTGCAGGAACAGTCCTATGATGCAAATCAGATACAGGTTCTAGAGGGTCTTGAAGCAGTAAGAAAACGTCCTGGAATGTATATTGGCTCTACAAGTGGGAAAGGTCTTCACCATCTAGTATGGGAAATTGTAGACAATAGTATTGACGAAGCATTAGCCGGGTATTGTACGGAAATTAATGTGAGCATCGAGAAAGATAATAGTATTACCGTAGTTGATAACGGACGTGGAATTCCTGTAGGTATTCAGGAAAAAATGGGTCGCCCAGCGGTAGAAGTTATCATGACTGTTCTCCATGCTGGAGGAAAATTCGGCGGTGGCGGATACAAAGTTTCTGGTGGTTTGCATGGTGTAGGGGCATCAGTTGTAAATGCACTCTCTACAGAATTAGAAGTTTATGTTCATCGTGATGGACATATTCACTATATTAAATTTGAACGCGGGGCTGTATGTGAGGACCTAAAGATTGTCGGCGAGACCGATCACACAGGATCCACGATTCATTTCAAGCCAGATCCAGAAATTTTTACAGAAACAACTGTATATGAGTTTGAAACGTTAGCAAATAGAATTCGAGAATTAGCCTTCTTAAATCGTGGACTCAAAATTACAATTGAGGATAAACGAGAAGAAAATAAAAAACTTGAATACATGTATGAGGGCGGAATAAAGTCATACGTTGAGCATTTGAATCGTTCAAAAGAAGTCCTTCACGAAGAACCGATTTATATTGAGGGTGAGCGGGAAGGAATTAATGTTGAAGTATCTATTCAGTACAATGATGGCTATACAAGCAATATTTATTCCTTTGCCAATAATATTAATACCTATGAGGGCGGAACCCATGAAGTCGGCTTCAAAACTGCCTTAACAAGGGTCATTAATGATTATGCCCGTAAAAACGGTATATTTAAAGATAATGATGCTAATTTGTCTGGTGAGGATGTTCGAGAAGGATTGACGGCGATTATTTCGGTCAAGCATCCTGATCCTCAATTCGAAGGGCAAACCAAAACAAAGCTAGGAAATTCGGAAGCAAGAGCTATTACTGATACAGTTTTCTCAGAAGCATTAGAAAAATTCCTTCTAGAAAATCCGGCGACAGCTCGCAAAATTGTCGAAAAAGGACTAATGGCTGCAAGGGCAAGAGATGCTGCCAAAAAAGCGAGAGAACTAACTAGAAGAAAAAGTGCGCTTGAAGTTTCAAGTCTGCCAGGGAAATTATCAGACTGTTCTTCAAAGGATGCTTCTATTTCAGAATTATTTATTGTTGAGGGTGACTCTGCCGGTGGATCTGCTAAGCAAGGTCGAGATCGCCACTTCCAAGCGATACTCCCATTAAGGGGAAAAATCTTGAATGTTGAGAAGGCCCGGCTTGATAAAATTCTTTCAAATAATGAAGTTCGTGCCATGATCACAGCTGCTGGTACAGGCATTGGTGATGATTTCGATATTTCAAAAGCTAGATACCATAAAATTGTTATTATGACGGATGCGGATGTCGATGGAGCACATATACGTACTCTATTATTAACATTCTTTTACCGTTATATGAGACAAATCATCGAGGCTGGTTATGTATATATTGCACAGCCACCTCTATATAAAGTACAACAGGGTAAAAAAATTGAGTATGCCTATAATAATTCACAGCTTGAAGAAATTCTTGCAAATTTATCAAGTCAACCTAAGCCGAATATACAACGCTATAAAGGATTGGGAGAAATGAATGCAGGACAGCTTTGGGAGACAACAATGGATCCAGAAACAAGAACCCTGCTGCAAGTAAGTCTAGAAGATGCAATTGAAGCGGATGAAACTTTTGAAATTCTAATGGGGGATAAAGTAGAGCCCCGCCGTCAGTTTATTGAAGAAAATGCCTTGTATGTAAAGAATTTAGATATATAAGAAAAGCGCAAGTGCCTTCGGAACAATCAAAGTACAGATTGTTACTGCGATGATTACTCTATGGAGCTTTCCGTAGTGCTCACCCCCGACAAGCATAAGACAGGTCGACAGGAAGGTTGTTCTTTAACCTTCTTGGCGGACTGGCTTATGACCTCGAGGTCGACAAAAACGCGACGTCCTTGTCGCATTGTCGACACTAGTGCGTCCTGTACGTCGGGGTAGGAGCTGGAGCTAGACATTTCTCTAACTCGAGAAAAGTTATGCTTTTTTATCTTTTTAGTAAAACCAGGATAAATCCTGGTTTTCTAAGATTCGTGTACATGAATAAAAAATGAACTGAAGGAAGTTTCACTTATTAAGGGAGGTTCTTTAAATGGCTGAAACTCCAAAGCCCCAAATAAAAGAAATAAATATTAGTCAGGAAATGCGTTCATCTTTCCTTGATTATGCTATGAGTGTCATTGTTTCACGTGCTCTTCCTGATGTACGTGACGGTTTAAAGCCGGTGCATCGACGTATTTTATATGCGATGCATGATCTTGGGATGCATTCTGATAAGCCTTATAAAAAATCAGCACGTATCGTTGGTGATGTAATTGGGAAATATCATCCTCATGGTGACTCAGCAGTATATGAAACAATGGTGCGGATGGCCCAAGATTTTAACTACCGTTACATGCTTGTAGATGGACATGGGAACTTTGGTTCTGTTGATGGTGATTCTGCAGCTGCAATGCGTTATACAGAAGCACGTATGTCGAAAATTTCAATGGAACTCTTAAGAGATATTAATAAAGATACCATTGACTTTCAAGATAACTATGATGGCGAAGAAAAAGAACCAGTAGTTATGCCTGCAAGATTCCCTAATCTATTAGTAAATGGTACATCTGGAATAGCGGTCGGAATGGCAACAAATATCCCGCCACATCAATTAGGAGAAGTGATTGATGGGGTTTTAGCGGTAAGTAAGGATCCTGATATTACCATCCCAGAGCTAATGGATATTATTCCTGGACCAGATTTTCCAACGGCAGGTATGATTCTAGGAAGAAGCGGTATTCGTAAAGCTTATGAAACTGGAAAAGGCTCTATCACTATAAGAGCAAAAGTAGAGATAGTACAAAAAGCAAATGGTAGAGAAACTATTATTGTTAATGAAATTCCTTACCAAGTAAATAAAGCGAAATTGATTGAAAGAATTGCGGAACTCGTTCGCGAAAAGAAAATTGATGGCATATCCGATCTGCGCGATGAATCAGATCGTGATGGTATGAGAATTGTCATTGAAGTTCGAAAAGATGCTAATGCTAGTGTTCTACTGAACAATCTTTATAAACAAACAGCGATGCAAACGAGCTTTGGGATTAATATGCTGGCGTTAGTAGATGGTGAGCCAAAGGTATTAAACTTAAAGCAATGCTTGGCTCATTATCTTAACCATCAGAAGGTGGTTATCCGCCGCAGGACAGAATTTGAACTAAGAAAAGCGGAAGCTCGGGCTCATATTTTAGAGGGCTTACGGGTTGCTCTTGATCATTTAGACGAAGTAATTGCTCTTATTCGCAGTTCCCAGACAGCGGATATTGCCAGAGAGGGTCTCATAACTAAGTTTGACCTTTCAGAAAAGCAAGCACAAGCGATTCTAGATATGCGTCTTCAACGCTTAACAGGATTAGAACGAGAAAAAATTGAAGAAGAATATGCAAACTTAGTGAAATTAATTGCAGAACTTAAAGCAATTTTAGCGGATGAGGAAAAAGTACTTGAAATTATCCGTGAAGAATTACTTGAAATTAAAGAAAGATTTAATGATGAGCGCCGCACTGAAATTGTTGCGGGAGGAATTGAACAAATTGAAGATGAAGACTTGATTCCTCAAGAAAATATTGTCATTACTTTAACACATAAAGGCTATATTAAGCGTCTACCAGTATCCACTTACCGAGCTCAAAAACGCGGAGGCCGCGGGATTCAAGGTATGGGAACAAATGAGGATGACTTTGTTGAGCACTTAATGACAACATCTACTCATGATACAATTCTATTCTTCACGAATAAAGGAAAAGTTTACCGTTCTAAGGGGTACGAAATCCCAGAATTTAGCCGAACGGCAAAAGGGATTCCGATTATTAACCTGCTAGGCGGAATTGAGAAGGATGAATGGGTTAACGCCATTATTCCAATTGCGGAATTTGTAGACGATTGGTTCTTATTCTTTACAACGAAGCAAGGTATTTCTAAGCGATCTCCTCTTACTTCATTTGCTAATATTAGAAACAATGGATTAATTGCTTTAAATCTAAAAGAAGATGATGAATTGATTTCTGTCCGTCTAACAGATGGAAATAAAGAGATTATTATCGGAACAAGCAATGGTCTTCTCATTAGATTCCCAGAAGTGGATGTTCGTTCTATGGGACGTACAGCGACTGGTGTGAAGGGAATTAATTTGAGCGAGGGCGATGAAGTAGTAGGAATGGAAGTATTAGAAGAGAATTCCCAAATATTAATCGTTACGAAAAATGGTTATGGGAAACGGACTCCATCCGAAGAATACCGCATTCAAGGACGAGGCGGAAAAGGGATTAAAACATGTAATATTACCGAGAAAAATGGAAATATTGTATCAATGAGAGCTGTAACTGGAGACGAAGACCTGATGCTCATTACAACAGGCGGGGTCCTTATTCGTATGGCTGTCAACGATATTTCCACAATGGGACGTAACACACAAGGTGTAAGACTTATTCGTTTAGATGAAAATATAAACGAGTTTGTAGCCACTGTGGCGAAGGTTGAAAAAGAAGAAGATAAACCTGAAGAAGAGTTAACAAAACCAATAGAAAACGCTGAATCACTTCCTGTAGATGCTGAAAACGAGGAAGAACAAGAATAATAATTAGAGGGACACAAAATTTGTGTTCCTCTTTTTTTACGAAATGGGGTAGAATGGGTTTAAGGACTCATGACATTTGGGGTGGAAAACTGTGCAAGTACGAGTAAAAGAATTGCAAGAAGGATGTATTTTATCTGAGGATGTATTCAGCTTAACAATTCGTCCGATTATTGACAAAAAAACGGTACTAACGAATGAATCAATAGAATTATTAAAGGCATTTCTTATTGATTCTGTAGCAGTTGAAAGCTTAATGGTCAATGGTAAACCTTTTATACCAATAGAACCATTGGACGAAGGAAAAAATAAAACAATAGAAACAGCACCCGAGCAAGAAGTGGAATTAAAAGATATGTTTCTTATTGGAGTTCAAAAATATAAAAAAGAATTTAAAAATTGGCAATCCGGTTTGCCTATTGATATTTCCAAAATCAGAAATATTCTGATTCCCCTAATTGAGAAATCAGAATCCTATCCATCTGACCTATTCTATTTACACCATTTATCTACAAATGAAGAATATTTATTTCAGCATTCAGTCGCTGTCGGGCTGATAAGTGCTTTTATTGGAAGAAAATTAAAGTTTAGTAAAGGAGATATAGTCCAGCTAGCTCTCGGAGGATGCCTTTCAGATGCAGGAATGGCAAAAGTAAAACCATCGATTCTGTACAAAAATTCTACATTAACTTTACAGGAATTTGATGAGATTAAAAAACATCCAGCTTATAGCTATAAAATGGTTCAAAATATATCCAGTTTAAGGGAAAGTATAAAGT from Cytobacillus dafuensis encodes:
- the remB gene encoding extracellular matrix regulator RemB, with product MYIHVGEDILVQSKDIIAIIDKQSVSSSKTIEEFLERQKHTIINLSKGSYKSVVITTKEIYFSPLASGTLKKRSNKSVIHEY
- the yaaA gene encoding S4 domain-containing protein YaaA, which encodes MTEINIDTEYITLGQLLKAADVIQSGGMAKWFLSEYEVFINGEQDQRRGRKLRTGDQINIPGFGLFVIV
- the gyrA gene encoding DNA gyrase subunit A, whose translation is MAETPKPQIKEINISQEMRSSFLDYAMSVIVSRALPDVRDGLKPVHRRILYAMHDLGMHSDKPYKKSARIVGDVIGKYHPHGDSAVYETMVRMAQDFNYRYMLVDGHGNFGSVDGDSAAAMRYTEARMSKISMELLRDINKDTIDFQDNYDGEEKEPVVMPARFPNLLVNGTSGIAVGMATNIPPHQLGEVIDGVLAVSKDPDITIPELMDIIPGPDFPTAGMILGRSGIRKAYETGKGSITIRAKVEIVQKANGRETIIVNEIPYQVNKAKLIERIAELVREKKIDGISDLRDESDRDGMRIVIEVRKDANASVLLNNLYKQTAMQTSFGINMLALVDGEPKVLNLKQCLAHYLNHQKVVIRRRTEFELRKAEARAHILEGLRVALDHLDEVIALIRSSQTADIAREGLITKFDLSEKQAQAILDMRLQRLTGLEREKIEEEYANLVKLIAELKAILADEEKVLEIIREELLEIKERFNDERRTEIVAGGIEQIEDEDLIPQENIVITLTHKGYIKRLPVSTYRAQKRGGRGIQGMGTNEDDFVEHLMTTSTHDTILFFTNKGKVYRSKGYEIPEFSRTAKGIPIINLLGGIEKDEWVNAIIPIAEFVDDWFLFFTTKQGISKRSPLTSFANIRNNGLIALNLKEDDELISVRLTDGNKEIIIGTSNGLLIRFPEVDVRSMGRTATGVKGINLSEGDEVVGMEVLEENSQILIVTKNGYGKRTPSEEYRIQGRGGKGIKTCNITEKNGNIVSMRAVTGDEDLMLITTGGVLIRMAVNDISTMGRNTQGVRLIRLDENINEFVATVAKVEKEEDKPEEELTKPIENAESLPVDAENEEEQE
- the dnaN gene encoding DNA polymerase III subunit beta; amino-acid sequence: MRFIIQRDRLVQSVQDVMKAVTSRTTIPILTGIKIVATSEGVTLTGSDSDISIESFIPKEEAGDEIAEIKQTGSIVLQAKFFSEIVKKLPTDSVEIHVENQLQTVIRSGKSEFKLNGLDAEEYPLLPQITEENIIKIPTDLLKAMIRQTVFSVSTSETRPILTGVNWRVENGELTCIATDSHRLALRKARIETEIAEHYNVVIPGKSLNELSKILDDTNELVEIVITENQVLFKAKHLLFFSRLLEGNYPDTSRLIPTESKTDVVVNTKDFLHAIDRASLLAREGRNNVVKFTTNEDEVIEISSNTPEIGHVVEELQSQSIEGEELKISFSAKFMIDALKTLEGSEIKISFTGAMRPFVIRPINDNSILQLILPVRTY
- the gyrB gene encoding DNA topoisomerase (ATP-hydrolyzing) subunit B; this translates as MEQKAVQEQSYDANQIQVLEGLEAVRKRPGMYIGSTSGKGLHHLVWEIVDNSIDEALAGYCTEINVSIEKDNSITVVDNGRGIPVGIQEKMGRPAVEVIMTVLHAGGKFGGGGYKVSGGLHGVGASVVNALSTELEVYVHRDGHIHYIKFERGAVCEDLKIVGETDHTGSTIHFKPDPEIFTETTVYEFETLANRIRELAFLNRGLKITIEDKREENKKLEYMYEGGIKSYVEHLNRSKEVLHEEPIYIEGEREGINVEVSIQYNDGYTSNIYSFANNINTYEGGTHEVGFKTALTRVINDYARKNGIFKDNDANLSGEDVREGLTAIISVKHPDPQFEGQTKTKLGNSEARAITDTVFSEALEKFLLENPATARKIVEKGLMAARARDAAKKARELTRRKSALEVSSLPGKLSDCSSKDASISELFIVEGDSAGGSAKQGRDRHFQAILPLRGKILNVEKARLDKILSNNEVRAMITAAGTGIGDDFDISKARYHKIVIMTDADVDGAHIRTLLLTFFYRYMRQIIEAGYVYIAQPPLYKVQQGKKIEYAYNNSQLEEILANLSSQPKPNIQRYKGLGEMNAGQLWETTMDPETRTLLQVSLEDAIEADETFEILMGDKVEPRRQFIEENALYVKNLDI
- a CDS encoding HD-GYP domain-containing protein; translation: MQVRVKELQEGCILSEDVFSLTIRPIIDKKTVLTNESIELLKAFLIDSVAVESLMVNGKPFIPIEPLDEGKNKTIETAPEQEVELKDMFLIGVQKYKKEFKNWQSGLPIDISKIRNILIPLIEKSESYPSDLFYLHHLSTNEEYLFQHSVAVGLISAFIGRKLKFSKGDIVQLALGGCLSDAGMAKVKPSILYKNSTLTLQEFDEIKKHPAYSYKMVQNISSLRESIKLAIFQHHERLDGSGYPFGEQSSKINTFAKIIAVADTFHAMSSNRLYRGKQSPFKVLEMMLQDMFGKYDIAAMNAIGSGFMTFSIGSSVKLSNGQIAEILFIEEKSPTRPLVKIKNTEEILHLEKNRQLYIDEVLK
- the recF gene encoding DNA replication/repair protein RecF (All proteins in this family for which functions are known are DNA-binding proteins that assist the filamentation of RecA onto DNA for the initiation of recombination or recombinational repair.), which gives rise to MHIEHLLLKNYRNYNELEVTFENKVNVILGENAQGKTNVMESIYVLAMAKSHRTSNDKDLIRWDEEYAKIEGRVRKISGSLPMQLVISKKGKKAKCNHIEQQKLSQYVGNMNVVMFAPEDLHLVKGSPQVRRRFIDMEIGQVSPVYLHDISQYQKILQQRNHYLKQLQMKKQTDHTMLEILTEQYIQCAVKIISKRFEFLKLLENWAKPIHEGISRGLELLKIEYKPSADVSEDQDLSKMINVYEDKFGKVKNREIERGVTMFGPHRDDLLFYVNGRDVQTFGSQGQQRTTALSVKLAEIELIHAEIGEYPLLLLDDVLSELDDYRQSHLLNTIQGKVQTFVTTTSVDGIDHQTLKEAATFKVEAGSMIKIQ